The Monodelphis domestica isolate mMonDom1 chromosome 7, mMonDom1.pri, whole genome shotgun sequence genome window below encodes:
- the FUS gene encoding RNA-binding protein FUS isoform X3, which translates to MLEYTQPATQSYGAYPTQPGQGYSQQSSQPYGQQSYSGYGQSADTSGYGQSSYGSSYGQTQNTGYGTQSAPQGYGSTSGYGSSQSSQPSYGQQSSYPGYSQQPAPSSTSGSYGSSSQSSSYGQPQSGGYGQQSGYGGQQQSSYGQQQSSYNPPQGYGQQNQYNSSSGGGGGGGGGSYGQDQSSMSGGSGGGYGNQDQSGGGSSSSYGGGQQDRGGRGRGGGGGSSSGGGGYNRNSGGYEPRGRGGGRGGRGGMGGSDRGGFNKFGGPRDQGSRHDSAEQDNSDNNTIFVQGLGENVTIESVADYFKQIGIIKTNKKTGQPMINLYTDRETGKLKGEATVSFDDPPSAKAAIDWFDGKEFSGNPIKVSFATRRADFNRGGGNGRGGRGRGGPMGRGGFGGGGSGGGSRGGFPSGGGGGGGQQRAGDWKCPNPTCENMNFSWRNECNQCKAPKPDGPGGGPGGSHMGGNFGDDRRGGRGGYDRGGYRGRGGDRGGFRGGRGGGDRGGFGPGKMDSRGEHRQDRRERPY; encoded by the exons ATGTTGG aGTACACTCAGCCAGCCACACAAAG CTATGGGGCTTACCCTACTCAGCCTGGACAAGGTTATTCCCAACAGAGCAGTCAGCCCTATGGCCAGCAGAGTTACAGTGGCTATGGCCAATCAGCTGATACTTCAGGCTATGGTCAGAGTAGCTATGGCTCCTCCTATGGACAGACTCAGAAca cagGCTATGGTACTCAGTCAGCTCCCCAAGGATATGGTTCAACCAGTGGCTATGGCAGCAGTCAGAGTTCTCAACCTTCTTATGGTCAGCAATCATCCTATCCTGGCTATAGCCAGCAGCCAGCACCTAGCAGCACTTCAGGGAG cTATGGTAGCAGCTCTCAGAGCAGTAGTTATGGGCAGCCCCAGAGTGGGGGTTATGGGCAGCAGTCTGGCTATGGTGGACAGCAGCAAAGCTCCTATGGACAGCAGCAAAGCTCCTACAATCCTCCTCAAGGATATGGTCAACAGAACCAATATAACAGCAGCAGTGGGGGCGGTGGAGGAGGTGGTGGAG GTAGCTATGGCCAAGACCAATCATCAATGAGTGGTGGAAGTGGTGGAGGCTATGGCAACCAGGACCAGAGTGGAGGTGGTAGCAGCAGCAGCTATGGGGGAGGCCAGCAAGACCGTGGGGGCAGAGGTCGGGGTGGCGGAGGCGGCAGCAGCAGTGGTGGAGGCGGATACAACCGTAACAGCGGTGGCTATGAGCCCAGAGGTCGTGGAGGTGGACGTGGAGGCAGAGGTGGCATGGG CGGAAGTGACCGTGGTGGCTTCAATAAATTTGGTG GGCCCCGGGACCAAGGATCACGCCATGACTCTG CAGAACAGGATAATTCTGATAATAATACCATCTTTGTACAAGGCTTGGGTGAAAACGTTACCATTGAGTCTGTTGCAGATTACTTCAAGCAAATTGGCATTATAAAG ACCAATAAGAAGACAGGGCAGCCTATGATCAACTTGTATACAGACAGGGAGACAGGAAAGCTGAAAGGAGAGGCTACGGTATCGTTTGATGATCCCCCCTCTGCCAAGGCAGCCATTGATTGGTTTGATG GGAAAGAATTTTCTGGAAACCCTATTAAAGTCTCCTTTGCCACTCGAAGAGCAGACTTCAACAGAGGAGGTGGCAATGGCCGTGGTGGTCGTGGACGTGGAg GACCCATGGGCCGCGGAGGCTTTGGAGGTGGAGGCAGTGGTGGTGGCAGCCGTGGAGGATTCCCCAGtggagggggtggtggtggaggccAACAGAGAGCTGGAGACTGGAAATGTCCTAATCC CACATGTGAGAACATGAACTTTTCTTGGAGGAATGAGTGTAACCAGTGTAAGGCACCTAAGCCTGATGGGCCTGGAGGGGGACCTGGAGGCTCTCATATGG GGGGTAATTTTGGAGATGATCGGAGAGGTGGCAGAGGTGGCTATGACCGAGGCGGTTATCGAGGCAGAGGCGGGGACCGTGGGGGATTCCGAGGGGGCCGGGGTGGAGGGGACAGAGGTGGCTTTGGACCTGGCAAGATGGACTCGAG GGGTGAACACAGACAAGACAGACGGGAGAGGCCGTATTAG
- the FUS gene encoding RNA-binding protein FUS isoform X2, with translation MASNEYTQPATQSYGAYPTQPGQGYSQQSSQPYGQQSYSGYGQSADTSGYGQSSYGSSYGQTQNTGYGTQSAPQGYGSTSGYGSSQSSQPSYGQQSSYPGYSQQPAPSSTSGSYGSSSQSSSYGQPQSGGYGQQSGYGGQQQSSYGQQQSSYNPPQGYGQQNQYNSSSGGGGGGGGGSYGQDQSSMSGGSGGGYGNQDQSGGGSSSSYGGGQQDRGGRGRGGGGGSSSGGGGYNRNSGGYEPRGRGGGRGGRGGMGGSDRGGFNKFGGPRDQGSRHDSEQDNSDNNTIFVQGLGENVTIESVADYFKQIGIIKTNKKTGQPMINLYTDRETGKLKGEATVSFDDPPSAKAAIDWFDGKEFSGNPIKVSFATRRADFNRGGGNGRGGRGRGGPMGRGGFGGGGSGGGSRGGFPSGGGGGGGQQRAGDWKCPNPTCENMNFSWRNECNQCKAPKPDGPGGGPGGSHMGGNFGDDRRGGRGGYDRGGYRGRGGDRGGFRGGRGGGDRGGFGPGKMDSRGEHRQDRRERPY, from the exons ATGGCTTCCAACG aGTACACTCAGCCAGCCACACAAAG CTATGGGGCTTACCCTACTCAGCCTGGACAAGGTTATTCCCAACAGAGCAGTCAGCCCTATGGCCAGCAGAGTTACAGTGGCTATGGCCAATCAGCTGATACTTCAGGCTATGGTCAGAGTAGCTATGGCTCCTCCTATGGACAGACTCAGAAca cagGCTATGGTACTCAGTCAGCTCCCCAAGGATATGGTTCAACCAGTGGCTATGGCAGCAGTCAGAGTTCTCAACCTTCTTATGGTCAGCAATCATCCTATCCTGGCTATAGCCAGCAGCCAGCACCTAGCAGCACTTCAGGGAG cTATGGTAGCAGCTCTCAGAGCAGTAGTTATGGGCAGCCCCAGAGTGGGGGTTATGGGCAGCAGTCTGGCTATGGTGGACAGCAGCAAAGCTCCTATGGACAGCAGCAAAGCTCCTACAATCCTCCTCAAGGATATGGTCAACAGAACCAATATAACAGCAGCAGTGGGGGCGGTGGAGGAGGTGGTGGAG GTAGCTATGGCCAAGACCAATCATCAATGAGTGGTGGAAGTGGTGGAGGCTATGGCAACCAGGACCAGAGTGGAGGTGGTAGCAGCAGCAGCTATGGGGGAGGCCAGCAAGACCGTGGGGGCAGAGGTCGGGGTGGCGGAGGCGGCAGCAGCAGTGGTGGAGGCGGATACAACCGTAACAGCGGTGGCTATGAGCCCAGAGGTCGTGGAGGTGGACGTGGAGGCAGAGGTGGCATGGG CGGAAGTGACCGTGGTGGCTTCAATAAATTTGGTG GGCCCCGGGACCAAGGATCACGCCATGACTCTG AACAGGATAATTCTGATAATAATACCATCTTTGTACAAGGCTTGGGTGAAAACGTTACCATTGAGTCTGTTGCAGATTACTTCAAGCAAATTGGCATTATAAAG ACCAATAAGAAGACAGGGCAGCCTATGATCAACTTGTATACAGACAGGGAGACAGGAAAGCTGAAAGGAGAGGCTACGGTATCGTTTGATGATCCCCCCTCTGCCAAGGCAGCCATTGATTGGTTTGATG GGAAAGAATTTTCTGGAAACCCTATTAAAGTCTCCTTTGCCACTCGAAGAGCAGACTTCAACAGAGGAGGTGGCAATGGCCGTGGTGGTCGTGGACGTGGAg GACCCATGGGCCGCGGAGGCTTTGGAGGTGGAGGCAGTGGTGGTGGCAGCCGTGGAGGATTCCCCAGtggagggggtggtggtggaggccAACAGAGAGCTGGAGACTGGAAATGTCCTAATCC CACATGTGAGAACATGAACTTTTCTTGGAGGAATGAGTGTAACCAGTGTAAGGCACCTAAGCCTGATGGGCCTGGAGGGGGACCTGGAGGCTCTCATATGG GGGGTAATTTTGGAGATGATCGGAGAGGTGGCAGAGGTGGCTATGACCGAGGCGGTTATCGAGGCAGAGGCGGGGACCGTGGGGGATTCCGAGGGGGCCGGGGTGGAGGGGACAGAGGTGGCTTTGGACCTGGCAAGATGGACTCGAG GGGTGAACACAGACAAGACAGACGGGAGAGGCCGTATTAG
- the FUS gene encoding RNA-binding protein FUS isoform X1, with protein sequence MASNEYTQPATQSYGAYPTQPGQGYSQQSSQPYGQQSYSGYGQSADTSGYGQSSYGSSYGQTQNTGYGTQSAPQGYGSTSGYGSSQSSQPSYGQQSSYPGYSQQPAPSSTSGSYGSSSQSSSYGQPQSGGYGQQSGYGGQQQSSYGQQQSSYNPPQGYGQQNQYNSSSGGGGGGGGGSYGQDQSSMSGGSGGGYGNQDQSGGGSSSSYGGGQQDRGGRGRGGGGGSSSGGGGYNRNSGGYEPRGRGGGRGGRGGMGGSDRGGFNKFGGPRDQGSRHDSAEQDNSDNNTIFVQGLGENVTIESVADYFKQIGIIKTNKKTGQPMINLYTDRETGKLKGEATVSFDDPPSAKAAIDWFDGKEFSGNPIKVSFATRRADFNRGGGNGRGGRGRGGPMGRGGFGGGGSGGGSRGGFPSGGGGGGGQQRAGDWKCPNPTCENMNFSWRNECNQCKAPKPDGPGGGPGGSHMGGNFGDDRRGGRGGYDRGGYRGRGGDRGGFRGGRGGGDRGGFGPGKMDSRGEHRQDRRERPY encoded by the exons ATGGCTTCCAACG aGTACACTCAGCCAGCCACACAAAG CTATGGGGCTTACCCTACTCAGCCTGGACAAGGTTATTCCCAACAGAGCAGTCAGCCCTATGGCCAGCAGAGTTACAGTGGCTATGGCCAATCAGCTGATACTTCAGGCTATGGTCAGAGTAGCTATGGCTCCTCCTATGGACAGACTCAGAAca cagGCTATGGTACTCAGTCAGCTCCCCAAGGATATGGTTCAACCAGTGGCTATGGCAGCAGTCAGAGTTCTCAACCTTCTTATGGTCAGCAATCATCCTATCCTGGCTATAGCCAGCAGCCAGCACCTAGCAGCACTTCAGGGAG cTATGGTAGCAGCTCTCAGAGCAGTAGTTATGGGCAGCCCCAGAGTGGGGGTTATGGGCAGCAGTCTGGCTATGGTGGACAGCAGCAAAGCTCCTATGGACAGCAGCAAAGCTCCTACAATCCTCCTCAAGGATATGGTCAACAGAACCAATATAACAGCAGCAGTGGGGGCGGTGGAGGAGGTGGTGGAG GTAGCTATGGCCAAGACCAATCATCAATGAGTGGTGGAAGTGGTGGAGGCTATGGCAACCAGGACCAGAGTGGAGGTGGTAGCAGCAGCAGCTATGGGGGAGGCCAGCAAGACCGTGGGGGCAGAGGTCGGGGTGGCGGAGGCGGCAGCAGCAGTGGTGGAGGCGGATACAACCGTAACAGCGGTGGCTATGAGCCCAGAGGTCGTGGAGGTGGACGTGGAGGCAGAGGTGGCATGGG CGGAAGTGACCGTGGTGGCTTCAATAAATTTGGTG GGCCCCGGGACCAAGGATCACGCCATGACTCTG CAGAACAGGATAATTCTGATAATAATACCATCTTTGTACAAGGCTTGGGTGAAAACGTTACCATTGAGTCTGTTGCAGATTACTTCAAGCAAATTGGCATTATAAAG ACCAATAAGAAGACAGGGCAGCCTATGATCAACTTGTATACAGACAGGGAGACAGGAAAGCTGAAAGGAGAGGCTACGGTATCGTTTGATGATCCCCCCTCTGCCAAGGCAGCCATTGATTGGTTTGATG GGAAAGAATTTTCTGGAAACCCTATTAAAGTCTCCTTTGCCACTCGAAGAGCAGACTTCAACAGAGGAGGTGGCAATGGCCGTGGTGGTCGTGGACGTGGAg GACCCATGGGCCGCGGAGGCTTTGGAGGTGGAGGCAGTGGTGGTGGCAGCCGTGGAGGATTCCCCAGtggagggggtggtggtggaggccAACAGAGAGCTGGAGACTGGAAATGTCCTAATCC CACATGTGAGAACATGAACTTTTCTTGGAGGAATGAGTGTAACCAGTGTAAGGCACCTAAGCCTGATGGGCCTGGAGGGGGACCTGGAGGCTCTCATATGG GGGGTAATTTTGGAGATGATCGGAGAGGTGGCAGAGGTGGCTATGACCGAGGCGGTTATCGAGGCAGAGGCGGGGACCGTGGGGGATTCCGAGGGGGCCGGGGTGGAGGGGACAGAGGTGGCTTTGGACCTGGCAAGATGGACTCGAG GGGTGAACACAGACAAGACAGACGGGAGAGGCCGTATTAG